GAGCTTTTACATACGTGCAAAAAGTAGCTAAGATGCCACATCCAACAGGCTCAGCAGCACACGATAGTGTTCGTAACTATATTGTATCACAAGCTAGAATGATGGGATATGAAACACAGGTACAATCTGCAAGGTTTACAAACTATGGACAAGTTCCCCAAATTTCATTTTTAGAAAATATATTAGTAAGAATAAAAGGCAAAAACTCTCCTGCAAATGCAATTATTTCTGATTCAGTTTTGGCAGATTCTACTCTAAACATAACAGATGTTGCCAATCCTAAACATACTATTTTAGTGGCTTGTCATTACGATTCAAGAAGCAATGCAGCAGGAGCTGCCGACGATGGTGCAGCTGTTGGTGCAATGTTGGAAATCTTGGATATGCTCAAAACAAAAGTAACTAATGAGCCTTTCGAAAATGATATTATTTTTCTCTTTTCAGATGGCGAAGAAATAGACCTTTTAGGAGCGCAAGCCTTTATGGAACAACACCCTTGGGCAAAAGAAATTGGTGTTGCCTTCAACTTTGAAGCAAGAGGGGCAGGAGGAATGTCTATTCTTTTTGAAACTTCTGAAAAAAATGAAAAACTTTTAAAGCAAGCTCAAACAGCTCTCAAAGTAGCACAAGAGACAGGAAAACTAAGAGCTTTTGGAACTTCATTTGCCAATCTTGTATATCAGAATATGCCCAATGGAACAGATGCTGCCGTTTTTGGTGCAAATAATATTCCGTTTATCAATTTTGCTTTTATTGGCAATCACACTCACTATCATACACCTTTAGATACACCAGAAAATTTAGATAAACGTTCTTTACAACAGCATGGCAATTATATGCTTGCGCTGATTCGTCATTTTGGAGACCTCAAAAACTTAAAAACTCAAATTAGCTCAGATGAAAATGCTATATTTTTAGGAGTACCAGGTAATTTAAGTAAAAGAATTTTAGACGGAAATGTTTTAATATTGGATATTGATGACCAGTATTTGCAATGGACAATCTATGGAATGCTTATCTTTTTTGTTCTACTTTTTCTGTCTGGATTACGTTATTGGTCATGGAAGCTACTGTTTGGAAGTCTATTCGGATATTTAGTAATCGCACTGACAATTGGAGGGTTGGCAACACTTCTTTGGGAAGGAATCTTGATGACACACTCTGTTCATTCTTGGATGCCTTATAACACGACCTATTTTGCTTTTTGGTATCAGATTGCCTTTGCTCTTATTTTCTTTGGCATATCATTGCTTGTTTATTCTGCTTTCTTTAGAAGTAAAAAGTCGGCATCTGTACTGATGGGAGTTATACCATTTTGGATTGGACTTAGTGCCTTATCTGTTTTTGGACAAAACTGGATAGGAATAGACTTGCGTCCTACTGCTTACCTATTTATTATCCCTACTCTGTCCATGTTGGTAGCTTGGTTGTATTTATTAATACGCAACAATGCAGAATATCTCAATCCGTTTGATGCTATTATTTTATTAGTTCTTTCTATACCTACTATTTATATTTTTTATCCTGTAATGGCGATTG
This portion of the Bernardetia sp. genome encodes:
- a CDS encoding M28 family peptidase, whose product is MKSVSTFITFCVLLVVIILSVAQITPVAPQNTEGNFSADRAFTYVQKVAKMPHPTGSAAHDSVRNYIVSQARMMGYETQVQSARFTNYGQVPQISFLENILVRIKGKNSPANAIISDSVLADSTLNITDVANPKHTILVACHYDSRSNAAGAADDGAAVGAMLEILDMLKTKVTNEPFENDIIFLFSDGEEIDLLGAQAFMEQHPWAKEIGVAFNFEARGAGGMSILFETSEKNEKLLKQAQTALKVAQETGKLRAFGTSFANLVYQNMPNGTDAAVFGANNIPFINFAFIGNHTHYHTPLDTPENLDKRSLQQHGNYMLALIRHFGDLKNLKTQISSDENAIFLGVPGNLSKRILDGNVLILDIDDQYLQWTIYGMLIFFVLLFLSGLRYWSWKLLFGSLFGYLVIALTIGGLATLLWEGILMTHSVHSWMPYNTTYFAFWYQIAFALIFFGISLLVYSAFFRSKKSASVLMGVIPFWIGLSALSVFGQNWIGIDLRPTAYLFIIPTLSMLVAWLYLLIRNNAEYLNPFDAIILLVLSIPTIYIFYPVMAIVPEALEAVKVGGFIIYGFALMAVLIALVGLLLVPVMQLLTQGWHWSLSLFLMMVGIGILFWGALESPFTDKQPKPNSIFYIYNLDENKQTWASYDKETDEFTRQFLTDSAVFDSLPKGIFPRKTKSVIEKWVFLQESKIIELDSSLNFDAPVLSLVSDSMISETAYRYKIAIKPARNGEWIQLYSPNLEAVWNDTTRIPFMGIDKDFKTMSIWALPDSGAVVDIETSTPNPEFWISELKYGLNEVKPLLKTERQGNMMAAPYPYSESIIIQKKYTLIEENID